One window of Acidimicrobiia bacterium genomic DNA carries:
- a CDS encoding alpha-glucosidase/alpha-galactosidase: MPKIAFVGAGSTVFARNLLGDILSYDELAGSEIVLFDIDAARLAASERVARRVVTALGASANIIATPDRRSALDGADYAINMIQVGGYEPCTVTDFEVPKRFGLRQTIGDTLGVGGIMRGLRTIPVLLSICADMEELCPDAWFLNYTNPMAINCRAIGRVSPIRTVGLCHSVQGTAFELACDLEIPYEEIDYLAAGINHMSFYLRLERDGEDLYPRLRDLAEAGKVPDQNRVRYEVLRRLGYFVTESSEHFAEYVPWFIKHDRPDLIDRFNVPLDEYPRRCVAQIAGWDAERARLERGDSVEVQRSFEYAATIIRSIEAGKPRVVYGNVPNRGLIDDLPAGCTVEVPCLIDGNGVQPTRVGDLPPQLAALIRTNVNVQELAVEAALSGRREHVYHAAMVDPHTAAELDLEQIHELVDALLAEHGDWIPMLS, translated from the coding sequence ATGCCCAAGATCGCGTTCGTTGGCGCCGGCAGCACGGTCTTTGCCCGGAACCTGCTCGGGGACATCTTGAGTTACGACGAGCTCGCCGGCTCCGAGATCGTGTTGTTCGACATTGACGCTGCTCGGCTGGCGGCCTCCGAGCGAGTGGCGCGGCGCGTCGTCACCGCGCTTGGGGCATCAGCGAACATCATCGCCACCCCTGACCGCCGTTCGGCGCTCGACGGAGCGGACTACGCGATCAACATGATCCAGGTTGGCGGCTACGAGCCGTGCACGGTGACAGACTTCGAGGTGCCGAAGCGCTTCGGACTTCGACAGACAATCGGCGACACGCTCGGCGTCGGCGGCATCATGCGGGGACTGCGCACGATCCCGGTCCTCCTCTCCATCTGCGCGGACATGGAGGAGCTTTGCCCCGACGCGTGGTTCCTGAACTACACGAACCCGATGGCGATCAACTGCCGTGCCATCGGCCGAGTGAGCCCGATTCGAACTGTCGGGCTCTGCCACAGCGTGCAAGGGACGGCGTTCGAACTTGCCTGCGACCTCGAGATCCCGTACGAGGAGATCGATTACCTCGCCGCCGGCATCAACCACATGTCCTTCTACCTGCGGCTCGAGCGCGACGGCGAGGATCTCTACCCCCGGCTCCGCGACCTCGCCGAGGCAGGCAAGGTCCCGGACCAGAACCGGGTGCGATACGAGGTTCTGCGCCGGCTCGGGTACTTCGTGACGGAGTCGAGCGAGCACTTCGCCGAGTATGTGCCGTGGTTCATCAAGCACGACCGGCCTGACCTCATCGACCGGTTCAACGTTCCGCTGGACGAGTATCCCCGCCGCTGCGTCGCGCAGATTGCGGGGTGGGACGCCGAACGCGCTCGACTCGAGCGCGGCGACTCGGTCGAGGTACAGCGAAGCTTCGAGTACGCAGCGACGATCATCCGCAGCATCGAGGCCGGAAAGCCGCGTGTCGTCTACGGCAACGTGCCGAACCGAGGGCTCATCGACGACCTGCCGGCCGGATGCACCGTCGAGGTCCCATGCCTCATCGACGGCAACGGTGTGCAGCCCACGCGGGTGGGCGATCTACCGCCCCAGTTGGCGGCGCTGATCCGCACGAACGTCAACGTCCAAGAGCTCGCCGTGGAGGCCGCGCTCAGCGGGCGGCGCGAGCACGTCTACCACGCAGCCATGGTGGACCCTCACACCGCCGCGGAGCTCGACCTCGAGCAGATCCACGAGCTCGTGGACGCGCTGCTCGCCGAGCACGGAGACTGGATCCCGATGCTCAGCTAG
- a CDS encoding class I SAM-dependent methyltransferase, whose translation MRSVEAQARGVLATLRSGHPTARALAISDSRAFVRSVFLASAVRSGLLRALAFPRSLAELAAQAQCARLERLEAWLEVGVELGELRREGDRYLARGRRARALAAGDPVLEAHYRSILDYQAGPYEELEARLRDAPGAGRDDLERHADVIARVSLAAAPFVVPYLDAVVAEVRPARALDVGSGTGIYVRALLEADPGLHVEGVDLASDVVADARADLAAAGLADRAELHVADVRTWTPPAGRPRFELITLLNAVYYFPREDRPALYGRLGSLLTDGGELVVVTMSRAGSIASAHLHFMLSCEAGAASLPEASELVLDLGRAGYGVVEERTLVPTEPFVAIRARRN comes from the coding sequence ATGCGCTCGGTCGAAGCCCAGGCGCGGGGAGTCCTCGCGACGCTCCGAAGCGGTCACCCGACCGCTCGAGCCCTGGCAATCTCCGACAGCCGCGCCTTCGTCCGCTCGGTGTTCCTCGCCTCGGCGGTGCGCAGCGGTCTCCTCCGAGCCCTCGCGTTCCCCCGCTCGCTTGCGGAACTCGCTGCGCAGGCGCAATGCGCCCGACTGGAGCGGCTGGAGGCTTGGCTCGAGGTCGGAGTCGAGCTTGGAGAACTCCGACGCGAGGGAGATCGGTACCTCGCTCGGGGCCGGCGAGCGCGCGCGCTGGCGGCGGGCGATCCCGTCCTCGAGGCTCATTACCGCTCGATTCTCGACTACCAGGCCGGCCCGTATGAGGAGCTCGAAGCCCGGCTGCGCGATGCGCCAGGGGCGGGTCGTGACGACCTGGAGCGGCACGCCGATGTCATCGCTCGGGTATCGCTCGCGGCGGCTCCGTTCGTCGTGCCCTACCTCGACGCGGTCGTCGCCGAGGTCCGGCCGGCGCGAGCACTCGACGTCGGTAGCGGTACCGGGATCTACGTCCGCGCCCTCCTCGAGGCAGATCCCGGGCTGCACGTCGAGGGCGTTGACCTCGCGAGCGACGTCGTGGCCGATGCCCGGGCCGACCTGGCCGCGGCCGGCCTCGCGGACCGGGCCGAGCTCCATGTCGCCGACGTACGGACGTGGACGCCGCCCGCGGGACGGCCCCGCTTCGAGCTCATCACGCTCCTGAACGCGGTCTACTACTTCCCGAGGGAGGATCGGCCTGCCCTCTACGGACGGCTCGGTTCGCTGCTCACGGATGGAGGCGAGCTCGTCGTCGTGACCATGTCGCGCGCCGGGTCGATCGCCAGCGCGCACCTGCACTTCATGCTCAGCTGCGAGGCCGGCGCGGCGTCGCTCCCCGAGGCGTCCGAGCTCGTCTTGGACCTCGGCCGGGCGGGATACGGCGTCGTCGAGGAGCGGACGCTCGTGCCGACGGAGCCCTTCGTCGCCATTCGGGCGCGCCGGAACTAG